In Cydia pomonella isolate Wapato2018A chromosome 1, ilCydPomo1, whole genome shotgun sequence, one genomic interval encodes:
- the LOC133527205 gene encoding IQ and AAA domain-containing protein 1-like — protein sequence MANKDYYERWLQIKKDFNVALIEDARLQEFANNFLGIKPQATAVELVARVYCKYCALYNKLCDSYDQMEQVQRRPCIKAIIDALTCRILELKWTLQEVEAFEYTYPENALQQLLLVPQDIQIITPYFYPFEVRQQEMQYIIDEIFAGNRLGDPEPTPSEAERLEEERQAEEERIREEKEAEIHRKLAMGEDISESEGSEQLSPEEIAEREFLRVYNGHLWNIQRMERARTITREKIKKYNKDTDLYLELAGLKKPAARESLRIKASGLIQQVYRRFMLLKREKTKENERRRLLGMIIPSWLPPSAKPELEKVRNVRREFRKKYFQEWMEANVKEKTHVLRLRKDDIMEDISAEVRQWFSEWYYAVRVFDEYPWPDEGGSILVVRGETFTIPEFIEWREAEIKRKKAESGNPKTPEQIKAEKAEAKAEKKRLELEAKEKEIKRLENYRKSRLNPDNDPGVYISIGKNFYGLQEAWNIYQNQWKDIDTPDAPLDVMRGFVKEFITETAYQDVNLQLRPIVDEMMRVELQLLKASLKIDYEDAGVTEIPQSKKRKKPRKKGAQKRNKITPAMMFQTLVDEGIIRKYPRTTLDDYWGDLNYAAADMRAVLWTPSFPPPCLGDVREQVRVLCLLTSGCSCPDAVRSQLLVGPKGSGKRTLVYAIATETNSILIDLSPTNVYDKFPGPALKTMFKYINEISRIMQPTVILVDNADKVFYKAVPKEDKWFDPQRLSKDFFKEIVKPLTPSDKIMVLGTASEPWLAKPALLSKAFPSLILIPRSDYGSICLVLMKVLMKYHGISRSFNVHSAAQTLRGYDVNSIKRALDKLLSADRIAQLYFKPLRPEEIIDAVLMDRQANYVDPFDYEMFQEWYLSYSPWGTKYIYLKEMLESQLVYKLKADKKKNK from the coding sequence ATGGCTAACAAAGATTATTATGAACGGTGGCTTCAAATTAAAAAGGATTTCAATGTAGCTTTAATAGAAGATGCCCGCCTGCAAGAGTTTGCTAACAACTTCCTCGGCATCAAGCCGCAGGCTACAGCCGTGGAACTGGTGGCACGGGTATACTGCAAATACTGCGCCCTATACAACAAACTATGCGATTCCTATGATCAGATGGAACAAGTTCAAAGAAGACCTTGTATAAAAGCAATTATAGATGCTTTAACATGTCGCATTCTCGAATTAAAATGGACATTACAAGAAGTAGAAGCGTTTGAATATACGTACCCCGAAAATGCATTACAGCAATTGCTTTTAGTGCCTCAAGATATACAAATAATTACTCCTTATTTTTATCCATTTGAGGTACGTCAACAAGAAATGCAATATATAATTGACGAAATTTTTGCTGGTAATCGATTAGGTGATCCAGAGCCGACTCCTTCTGAAGCAGAACGTTTGGAAGAAGAAAGACAAGCAGAAGAGGAAAGAATACGAGAGGAAAAAGAAGCAGAAATCCATAGAAAATTGGCTATGGGTGAAGACATTTCTGAATCAGAAGGATCTGAACAGCTGTCTCCAGAAGAAATCGCTGAAAGAGAATTTCTAAGAGTATATAATGGACATTTATGGAATATTCAACGTATGGAGAGAGCACGTACGATTACcagagaaaaaattaaaaagtataataaagACACTGATTTGTATTTGGAACTGGCTGGGTTAAAAAAGCCTGCAGCAAGAGAATCGCTTCGTATAAAAGCATCCGGCTTGATACAACAAGTATACAGACGTTTTATGTTGCTCAAAAGGGAGAAAACTAAAGAGAATGAACGAAGAAGACTGCTTGGAATGATTATTCCATCTTGGTTACCTCCATCAGCTAAACCCGAACTTGAAAAAGTAAGAAATGTCCGACGTGaatttcgtaaaaaatattttcaggaaTGGATGGAAGCAAATGTTAAAGAAAAAACTCATGTTTTAAGGCTAAGGAAAGATGATATTATGGAAGACATTTCTGCAGAAGTTAGACAATGGTTCAGTGAATGGTATTATGCAGTCCGTGTATTTGATGAGTATCCATGGCCAGATGAAGGAGGTTCTATTTTGGTAGTACGAGGAGAAACGTTTACAATCCCTGAATTTATAGAGTGGCGAGAAgcagaaataaaaagaaaaaaagctgAAAGTGGCAATCCAAAGACTCCTGAACAAATAAAAGCCGAAAAAGCTGAAGCGAAAGCAGAAAAGAAACGATTAGAATTAGAagcaaaagaaaaagaaataaaaagactcgaaaattacagaaaatcgcGTTTAAACCCTGATAATGATCCTGGAGTATATATTTCTATTGGCAAGAACTTTTATGGTCTACAGGAAGCCTGGAACATATATCAAAACCAATGGAAGGATATTGACACTCCAGATGCTCCATTGGATGTTATGAGAGGTTTTGTGAAGGAGTTCATAACTGAAACTGCATACCAAGACGTAAATTTACAGCTTCGCCCTATAGTCGACGAAATGATGAGGGTTGAATTACAATTGTTAAAAGCATCGCTTAAAATAGACTACGAAGATGCCGGTGTTACAGAAATTCctcaaagtaaaaaaagaaaaaaaccgaGGAAAAAAGGTGCCCAAAAGCGCAATAAAATTACACCTGCGATGATGTTTCAAACATTAGTTGATGAGGGTATTATTCGAAAATACCCCCGTACAACGCTTGACGATTACTGGGGTGATCTAAATTACGCGGCCGCAGATATGAGAGCAGTTCTCTGGACTCCTTCTTTTCCACCTCCATGTTTGGGTGACGTCAGAGAGCAAGTAAGAGTTTTATGCCTTTTGACTTCAGGTTGCTCATGTCCCGATGCAGTTCGCTCGCAACTGCTTGTAGGCCCCAAAGGAAGTGGCAAAAGAACTTTGGTGTACGCCATTGCAACCGAGACAAACTCAATTTTGATAGATCTATCGCCTACCAATGTGTATGATAAATTTCCTGGCCCTGCCCTAAAAACCATGTTTAAGTACATTAACGAAATAAGTCGAATTATGCAGCCCACCGTAATATTAGTTGATAATGCTGACAAAGTTTTTTATAAAGCTGTACCTAAAGAGGATAAGTGGTTTGATCCACAGCGGCTCTCGAAGGATTTCTTTAAAGAGATCGTAAAACCTTTAACGCCCTCAGACAAGATTATGGTTTTAGGAACCGCATCCGAACCGTGGCTCGCAAAACCGGCCTTATTGTCTAAAGCTTTTCCTTCGCTGATTCTAATACCAAGATCTGATTATGGAAGCATTTGCTTGGTTTTAATGAAGGTTTTAATGAAATACCACGGGATTTCTCGTAGCTTCAACGTGCACAGCGCGGCGCAGACGCTTCGCGGATATGACGTGAACTCCATCAAACGTGCGCTGGACAAGTTACTCTCCGCAGATCGTATAGCCCAGCTATACTTCAAGCCTCTTAGACCTGAAGAAATTATAGATGCCGTACTAATGGATAGGCAAGCTAACTACGTGGACCCTTTTGACTATGAAATGTTCCAAGAGTGGTATTTATCATACTCACCGTGGGGAACTAAATATATCTACCTGAAGGAAATGTTGGAATCGCAATTGGTGTACAAATTAAAAGCGGACaagaagaaaaataagtaa